From Watersipora subatra chromosome 8, tzWatSuba1.1, whole genome shotgun sequence, a single genomic window includes:
- the LOC137401635 gene encoding uncharacterized protein codes for MASCSSYCDSELSEQPLVKDRSRQPMVKADRRQQRFAVEKDRMEDVYVAPPVQQWCKCENCHAWSKKEMNICCTNHNMWHSIQQTGIKCVTEADEIKDLIKPGPLRVAYYNYCHYHEPKYPDAESLVPSERLRHLQHGV; via the exons atggcttcatgTTCGAGCTactgcgactcagagttatctgagcaacctTTAGTCAAAGATAGGAGCAGGCAGCCTATGGtgaaagctgacaggcgtcagcagcgttttgctgtagagaaagacagaatggag gatgtttacgtGGCACCACCAGTTCAGCAGTGGTGCAAGTGTGAGAATTGCCATGCGTGGAgtaaaaaagaaatgaacatATGCTGCACAAATCACAACATGTGGCATTCCATTCAGCAAACTGGTATCAAATGCGTTACCGAAGCTGACGAAATAAAAGATCTAATAAAGCCAGGTCCATTGAGAGTGGCTTATTATAACTACTGCCACTACCATG AGCCCAAGTATCCAGATGCGGAGAGCCTGGTACCATCTGAAAGACTGCGACATCTACAACATGGTGTGTAG